In one Microbacterium invictum genomic region, the following are encoded:
- a CDS encoding ABC transporter permease has product MTGRVTRAALLRHHLGFASGGGLVVAALVVVLTVLATAAPVALARLGDATVQYRLAGLSAVERDVVADENGIPQVAPEVLFSNPTVVDDVWADFTAEVESIRAEAAPPLPDILQPARTVAVGSASALADEPGTAEIAIAVDPRYADQIEIVEGRLPDPAVFVPPGTEVPEGQAFGRIEIVLSTDTADELGWDVGVTRQITGFAGVVDVVLVGVFGPADAGSPYWQHVPSVLEPNIFDDGNLPRVVTGTGFAHPASLRATSPQGASVTTTVWYPFDATAVDARDAEAVAAGLRLLTAVGHTVAETSAGTGGILSLRFTADVIGAIDAALAQERATAGVVAMIASGPIGVAAAVLILGCRLVLERRRPALRLLSARGADHGQLRALLALDGVACGILPALLGVGIGVALAWGTLGGVPEATGVGVALAVGLVPAAVLAALAPSAAERRPRADLGGRSSRLRIVLEGAVLVLAALALTLLLVRGAGDGADLLTAATPLLLALVACVVTLRLYPLPLAAILRRSRAARDVGGYLGAVRALREPAIGLTPVLALVVGVSVAVSSGILLSTVQAGIDRSAGAQIGADIRVAGGIITRDQLAQLSALDGVAGATGISGADPVTLDIDGERVGTSAFVVDAQDLRAVQGEGPGMLPPGVSLTPTEGSLPIVVSAALADEIDGRGGLRVGSTPAEVVGVLDGPAPIGARAAWLAFDASAAEEVLGRDPSDRTALLRLAPDADPAAVVDEVRTVVSPALRIDTAREITDDIQASPAVGGLRAALLAATALAALLGAVAVVMTLTLAAAPRTRLLALLRTLGAPAGIGRALAAWEVAPAGLAALVAGTLFGALVPLVVLAGVDLRSFTGSTAPPGYAVDPLILGLTLGAFAALVLFATVVALAVSRRARASRLLRTVEEG; this is encoded by the coding sequence ATGACGGGCCGGGTCACCCGGGCGGCGCTCCTGCGCCACCACCTCGGCTTCGCCTCGGGCGGCGGGCTCGTGGTGGCTGCGCTCGTCGTGGTGCTGACCGTACTCGCCACCGCCGCACCCGTCGCCCTCGCGCGCCTCGGCGATGCGACCGTGCAGTACCGCCTCGCCGGGCTGAGCGCAGTGGAGCGCGACGTCGTGGCCGACGAGAACGGCATCCCGCAGGTAGCTCCGGAGGTGCTCTTCTCGAATCCGACCGTGGTCGACGACGTCTGGGCCGACTTCACCGCCGAGGTCGAGAGCATCCGCGCCGAGGCGGCTCCGCCGCTCCCCGACATCCTGCAGCCGGCGCGGACGGTCGCCGTCGGCTCGGCCTCCGCCCTCGCCGATGAACCGGGAACCGCCGAGATCGCCATCGCCGTCGACCCCCGGTACGCCGACCAGATCGAGATCGTCGAGGGTCGACTCCCCGACCCCGCCGTTTTCGTCCCGCCTGGCACCGAGGTCCCGGAGGGGCAGGCCTTCGGCAGGATCGAGATCGTCCTCTCGACCGACACGGCCGACGAGCTCGGCTGGGACGTCGGTGTCACGCGTCAGATCACTGGTTTCGCCGGCGTGGTCGACGTCGTGCTCGTCGGTGTGTTCGGCCCCGCCGATGCGGGCAGCCCGTACTGGCAGCACGTTCCCTCGGTGCTCGAGCCGAACATCTTCGACGACGGCAACCTGCCGCGCGTCGTCACCGGCACGGGGTTCGCCCACCCGGCGTCCCTTCGCGCGACCTCCCCGCAGGGGGCGAGCGTCACCACGACCGTCTGGTACCCCTTCGACGCGACCGCGGTCGACGCGCGCGATGCCGAGGCGGTGGCGGCGGGCCTCCGGCTCCTGACCGCCGTGGGGCACACCGTCGCCGAGACCTCCGCCGGCACCGGCGGCATCCTGAGCCTGCGCTTCACCGCCGACGTGATCGGCGCGATCGACGCGGCGCTCGCCCAGGAGCGGGCGACCGCGGGGGTGGTCGCCATGATCGCCTCCGGCCCCATCGGCGTGGCCGCCGCGGTGCTGATCCTCGGCTGCCGACTCGTGCTCGAGCGTCGCCGGCCCGCCCTCCGCCTCCTGTCCGCGCGCGGCGCCGACCACGGGCAGCTCCGCGCTCTGCTCGCGCTCGACGGCGTCGCCTGCGGCATCCTCCCTGCACTTCTGGGTGTCGGGATCGGCGTCGCGCTCGCGTGGGGGACTCTCGGTGGCGTGCCCGAAGCCACCGGGGTCGGCGTCGCCCTCGCCGTAGGCCTCGTCCCGGCCGCCGTCCTCGCCGCGCTCGCCCCGTCGGCGGCGGAACGCCGGCCCCGCGCCGACCTCGGGGGGCGAAGCTCGCGCCTGCGAATCGTCCTCGAGGGTGCGGTGCTCGTCCTGGCGGCGCTCGCGCTCACCCTGCTGCTCGTGCGGGGAGCGGGCGACGGGGCCGATCTGCTCACCGCCGCGACACCGCTCCTTCTCGCCCTCGTCGCGTGCGTCGTAACGCTCCGGCTCTATCCGCTGCCCCTGGCGGCGATCCTCCGGCGCTCGCGCGCGGCGCGCGATGTCGGCGGCTACCTCGGCGCGGTCCGGGCGCTGCGCGAACCGGCGATCGGACTCACCCCGGTGCTCGCGCTCGTGGTCGGAGTGTCGGTGGCGGTGTCTTCCGGCATCCTCCTCTCCACCGTCCAGGCGGGCATCGACCGCTCGGCGGGCGCGCAGATCGGGGCCGACATCCGCGTGGCGGGCGGGATCATCACCCGCGATCAGCTCGCGCAGCTGAGCGCTCTCGACGGGGTCGCCGGAGCGACCGGCATCTCGGGTGCCGATCCCGTCACCCTCGACATCGACGGCGAACGGGTCGGCACGTCGGCGTTCGTCGTCGACGCCCAAGACCTCCGGGCGGTCCAGGGCGAGGGGCCCGGGATGCTGCCGCCGGGCGTCTCGCTCACCCCGACCGAGGGGTCGCTCCCCATCGTGGTCTCCGCGGCACTCGCCGACGAGATCGACGGTCGCGGCGGACTCCGGGTCGGCTCCACTCCCGCCGAGGTGGTGGGAGTGCTCGACGGGCCGGCGCCGATCGGGGCGCGCGCGGCGTGGCTTGCCTTCGACGCCTCGGCCGCCGAGGAGGTGCTCGGCCGCGACCCGAGCGACCGCACCGCCCTGCTCCGGTTGGCGCCCGACGCCGACCCCGCCGCGGTGGTCGACGAGGTGCGGACGGTGGTGAGCCCCGCGCTCCGCATCGACACGGCGCGCGAGATCACCGACGACATCCAGGCGAGTCCCGCCGTCGGGGGCCTGCGCGCCGCGCTGCTGGCCGCGACGGCGCTCGCCGCGCTCCTCGGCGCGGTCGCGGTGGTGATGACGCTCACGCTCGCCGCCGCACCGCGGACCCGGCTGCTGGCGCTCCTGCGCACCCTCGGCGCCCCCGCCGGGATCGGTCGCGCCCTGGCGGCGTGGGAGGTCGCGCCGGCGGGCCTGGCCGCCCTCGTCGCGGGGACGCTCTTCGGCGCTCTCGTGCCCCTCGTCGTCCTCGCCGGGGTGGATCTCAGATCCTTCACGGGGTCGACGGCGCCACCCGGCTACGCCGTCGACCCGCTGATCCTCGGCCTCACCCTCGGCGCCTTCGCCGCGCTCGTTCTCTTCGCCACCGTCGTCGCTCTCGCCGTCTCGCGCCGCGCCCGTGCCTCGCGCCTCCTGCGCACGGTCGAGGAAGGATAG
- a CDS encoding FtsX-like permease family protein, producing the protein MADRHALVTTRLVLRRTRARAGYLLALSATVAVAVATLLLILVVTGDAAPLARAAAPAGTPEDEVETAVALGAASLASALPALILTVAVVAGAAVAQLGRLLAASREHETDTARARGLSRGQALALHVGEGLAVTAAGTIGGAALAAGLALPIAGTDAAAAALSPAAVAVLVGAGALVAVVLGVVLVVALARRSVSSRRGARATTIVAVALVVVAAVIGLWQLGFARAGGFDPVVALTPPVVLLAAALAVLAVFGAFARLAALPALRARGWQSALGRRQVARRLPHSAVAVLLVALTVAQAILAGAFAGTWTAAATNSAALRVGADLRVDLAPQSASPADLVATAGLDGVDEAAGAVTDVLELGDDEVDLVALPATLAAEVMTDAGGAADPSALVAAVTGGDADGVVRAAPVPLGGTATGLSLALTAEWTGADVSGSLQPLAVLLDARGTPVAQPLTLSAIAPDRVVAEAELPEGTAPWSLAALVMRVGPTPGAPTGTVTVAEVEAIGGDVLDLAGSATFGDGEREQVVWLADGQERGAADPQVQALRVAVSEAFAARFGVAEGDRLDYRVAGTGRRGEVLVASVVGAIPGAARADAVFAVTDDLLVASLQRGTSFASPGSVWAAGRPDSDAALSAALGDRAVRIAAPGVADRMVGVLVPGWGVAAGGAAVLALIATLAIVQSLALARGPELAVLRALGVTAGRQARLRAGELAAILGGAVLLGAVAGAAVALVLAAPLVRATTPGILPAALALQPAWLPIAGVVAALVAGLALLVVGASLGVRRAARAAVVGEEAR; encoded by the coding sequence TTGGCGGATCGGCACGCTCTCGTCACGACCCGTCTGGTCCTGCGCAGAACCCGTGCCCGCGCCGGGTACCTCCTCGCCCTCTCGGCGACCGTCGCCGTCGCGGTGGCCACCCTGCTCCTCATCCTCGTCGTCACCGGTGACGCCGCGCCGCTCGCTCGTGCCGCCGCGCCCGCCGGCACGCCCGAGGACGAGGTCGAGACCGCCGTCGCCCTCGGCGCGGCCTCGCTCGCCTCGGCGCTTCCGGCCCTGATCCTCACGGTCGCCGTCGTGGCGGGAGCCGCGGTGGCGCAGCTCGGTCGGCTCCTCGCGGCCTCGCGCGAGCACGAGACCGACACCGCCCGCGCCCGGGGGCTCTCACGCGGTCAGGCTCTTGCCCTGCACGTCGGCGAAGGGCTGGCGGTCACGGCCGCCGGCACGATCGGGGGTGCCGCGTTGGCCGCCGGGCTCGCGCTTCCGATCGCAGGGACGGATGCCGCGGCGGCGGCCCTGTCGCCGGCGGCGGTCGCCGTGCTGGTCGGGGCGGGGGCGCTCGTCGCCGTCGTGCTCGGGGTCGTCCTCGTCGTGGCGCTCGCACGGCGCTCGGTCTCGAGCCGCCGAGGTGCGCGGGCGACGACCATCGTCGCCGTCGCGCTCGTCGTCGTCGCCGCGGTGATCGGCCTCTGGCAGCTCGGGTTCGCCCGGGCCGGAGGGTTCGATCCCGTCGTCGCGCTCACGCCGCCGGTCGTGCTGCTCGCCGCCGCGCTCGCGGTCCTCGCGGTGTTCGGTGCCTTCGCCCGCCTCGCCGCCCTGCCGGCGCTCCGCGCCCGGGGATGGCAGTCCGCGCTCGGCCGCCGTCAGGTCGCGCGTCGGCTCCCGCACTCGGCCGTGGCGGTGCTGCTGGTGGCGCTGACGGTCGCCCAGGCGATCCTCGCCGGTGCGTTCGCCGGTACCTGGACCGCTGCCGCGACGAACTCCGCGGCGCTGCGAGTGGGCGCCGACCTGCGCGTCGACCTCGCTCCCCAGAGCGCCTCGCCGGCGGATCTGGTCGCCACCGCCGGGCTCGACGGCGTCGACGAGGCGGCCGGGGCGGTGACCGACGTCCTCGAGCTGGGCGACGACGAGGTCGACCTCGTCGCCCTGCCCGCGACATTGGCTGCGGAGGTCATGACCGACGCCGGCGGCGCGGCCGACCCGTCGGCCCTCGTCGCCGCCGTGACCGGCGGGGATGCCGACGGCGTCGTGCGCGCCGCGCCCGTGCCGCTCGGCGGCACCGCCACCGGACTCTCGCTCGCCCTCACCGCCGAATGGACGGGGGCCGACGTGAGCGGCTCGCTGCAGCCGCTCGCAGTGCTGCTCGACGCGCGCGGAACGCCCGTGGCACAGCCGCTCACGCTGTCGGCGATCGCCCCCGACCGGGTGGTCGCCGAGGCGGAGCTCCCCGAAGGAACCGCGCCGTGGTCGCTGGCCGCCCTCGTCATGCGGGTCGGCCCCACCCCCGGCGCGCCCACGGGGACGGTGACGGTCGCGGAGGTCGAGGCGATCGGCGGCGACGTCCTCGATCTCGCCGGTTCCGCGACCTTCGGCGACGGGGAGCGCGAGCAGGTCGTCTGGCTCGCCGACGGTCAGGAACGCGGAGCCGCCGACCCGCAGGTCCAGGCCCTGCGGGTCGCGGTCTCCGAGGCGTTCGCGGCGCGGTTCGGCGTCGCGGAGGGCGACCGTCTGGACTACCGGGTCGCCGGCACGGGTCGACGGGGCGAGGTGCTCGTCGCCTCGGTCGTCGGTGCCATCCCGGGCGCAGCCCGTGCCGACGCCGTGTTCGCCGTGACCGACGATCTGCTGGTCGCGTCGCTCCAGCGCGGGACGTCGTTCGCCTCGCCCGGGAGCGTCTGGGCCGCGGGTCGCCCGGATTCCGATGCCGCGCTGAGCGCGGCTCTGGGCGACCGGGCCGTCCGGATCGCCGCTCCCGGCGTGGCGGATCGGATGGTCGGGGTGCTGGTTCCGGGGTGGGGGGTGGCCGCAGGCGGGGCCGCCGTGCTCGCGCTCATCGCCACGCTCGCGATCGTCCAGTCCCTCGCGCTGGCCCGAGGCCCCGAGCTGGCCGTGCTCCGCGCGCTCGGGGTCACCGCCGGGCGGCAGGCGCGCCTCCGCGCGGGCGAGCTCGCAGCGATCCTCGGCGGGGCGGTCCTCCTCGGGGCCGTCGCGGGTGCGGCGGTCGCCCTCGTCCTCGCGGCGCCCCTCGTCCGCGCGACGACCCCCGGCATCCTTCCCGCGGCGCTCGCGCTCCAGCCGGCGTGGCTGCCGATCGCCGGCGTCGTGGCGGCGCTCGTCGCCGGGCTCGCCCTCCTCGTCGTCGGCGCGAGCCTCGGCGTCCGGCGGGCCGCGCGCGCTGCGGTCGTAGGGGAGGAGGCGCGATGA
- a CDS encoding DUF6507 family protein: MTGWRIQPSGVVAVLQDVNVDAEALGTALNNLSPALEGAVTATQSAAIAEAVQSYFQIQEGPRIQGMSTRIGAAATGVVSATEAYVQGDMEMAANAQSAAHATVYPPVLPPGVM, translated from the coding sequence GTGACGGGCTGGAGAATCCAACCGTCGGGGGTCGTCGCCGTACTGCAGGACGTCAACGTCGATGCCGAGGCTCTCGGCACGGCGCTGAACAACCTCAGTCCCGCCCTCGAGGGGGCGGTGACCGCCACGCAGTCGGCCGCGATCGCCGAGGCGGTGCAGTCGTACTTCCAGATTCAGGAGGGTCCCCGCATCCAGGGGATGAGCACCCGGATCGGCGCCGCCGCGACCGGTGTGGTGAGCGCGACGGAAGCGTACGTGCAGGGTGACATGGAGATGGCCGCCAATGCGCAGTCCGCGGCGCACGCGACGGTCTATCCGCCCGTACTGCCACCGGGGGTGATGTGA
- a CDS encoding glycoside hydrolase family 15 protein → MAEYPNIADHGVIGDLQTAALVSTDGTIDWFCAPRFDSPSIFGSLLDAGKGGFCSIRPIADDVVTRQLYLPDTAILVTRFMTEDGVGEVVDFMPIAGKSHTQRHRIARLIRVVRGAMEFEAEVRPRFGYGQHPESIEASPEHGVVFAGAGQTLTVHRVGDVIQRDGAPAGHLEMVDGALRVRGELRAGESTGLLLETGGAAASRVETSELDRMFRRTQRFWREWVDRSTYRGRWREMVSRSAITLKLLTYAPSGAMVAAPTTALPEQVGGERNWDYRYTWIRDASFSVSALLGLGYVDEAEAFVGWLTDRVQESVGDDSGPLKIMYRVDGTHDLDETTLTGLSGYRDSRPVRIGNGAEDQLQLDIYGEAMDSIAEADAHGLRLPHRGWSQVSRMLDWVCDNWQRDEEGVWETRGGRQRFTFGRLMCWVALDRGIRLAESGGKPADIVRWRAERDALYREIMTAGWDDRRHAFVQHEGTDVLDASLLVMPRTGFISPRDPMWLSTLRAMDDELVSDSLVYRYNPAASPDGLRGSEGTFTLCSFWYVDALARSGRLEDARLTFEKMLTYANHLGLYAEEIGLTGEQLGNFPQAFSHLALINAAVNLDRMLGK, encoded by the coding sequence ATGGCGGAATACCCCAACATCGCCGACCACGGTGTGATCGGAGATCTGCAGACCGCGGCGCTCGTGTCGACGGACGGCACCATCGACTGGTTCTGCGCGCCGAGATTCGATTCCCCCAGCATCTTCGGGTCGCTCCTGGATGCCGGCAAGGGCGGTTTCTGCAGCATCCGCCCGATCGCCGACGACGTCGTGACCCGGCAGCTCTACCTCCCCGATACCGCCATCCTCGTCACCCGGTTCATGACCGAGGACGGCGTCGGCGAGGTCGTCGACTTCATGCCGATCGCGGGGAAAAGCCACACGCAGCGGCATCGCATCGCACGCCTCATCCGCGTCGTGCGCGGCGCGATGGAGTTCGAGGCCGAGGTCCGCCCCCGCTTCGGATACGGTCAGCACCCCGAGAGTATCGAGGCCTCACCCGAGCACGGCGTCGTGTTCGCCGGTGCCGGTCAGACCCTCACCGTCCACCGCGTCGGCGACGTCATCCAGCGCGACGGCGCACCGGCGGGCCACCTGGAGATGGTCGACGGCGCCCTGCGCGTGCGCGGAGAGCTCCGCGCCGGCGAGAGCACCGGGCTGCTGCTGGAGACCGGGGGAGCCGCGGCATCCCGGGTCGAGACCTCAGAGCTCGACCGCATGTTCCGTCGCACCCAGCGCTTCTGGCGCGAGTGGGTCGACCGCTCCACCTACCGGGGCCGCTGGCGCGAGATGGTCAGCCGCTCGGCCATCACTCTGAAGCTCCTCACGTATGCGCCCAGCGGCGCGATGGTCGCCGCCCCCACGACCGCTCTTCCGGAGCAGGTGGGCGGTGAGCGCAACTGGGACTACCGGTACACGTGGATCCGCGACGCCTCATTCTCGGTGTCGGCGCTCCTCGGCCTCGGCTACGTCGACGAGGCCGAGGCGTTCGTCGGCTGGCTGACCGACCGCGTCCAGGAGAGCGTCGGCGACGATTCCGGACCGCTGAAGATCATGTACCGGGTCGACGGCACGCACGACCTCGACGAGACGACGCTCACGGGCCTCTCGGGCTACCGGGACTCGCGGCCCGTCCGCATCGGCAACGGCGCCGAAGACCAGCTGCAGCTGGACATCTACGGCGAGGCGATGGACTCCATCGCCGAGGCCGACGCGCACGGTCTCCGTCTGCCGCATCGGGGATGGTCGCAGGTGAGCCGGATGCTCGACTGGGTCTGCGACAACTGGCAGCGCGACGAGGAGGGCGTCTGGGAGACCCGCGGCGGCCGGCAGCGCTTCACTTTCGGCCGCCTGATGTGCTGGGTGGCGCTGGACCGCGGTATCCGCCTCGCCGAGTCGGGGGGCAAGCCCGCCGACATCGTCCGATGGCGTGCCGAGCGCGACGCTCTCTATCGCGAGATCATGACCGCCGGGTGGGACGACCGCCGTCATGCCTTCGTCCAGCACGAGGGGACGGACGTGCTCGATGCCTCGCTCCTGGTCATGCCGCGGACCGGCTTCATCTCGCCACGCGACCCGATGTGGCTGTCCACCCTCCGCGCGATGGACGACGAGCTCGTCTCCGACAGCCTCGTCTACCGCTACAACCCCGCCGCATCTCCCGACGGCCTCCGCGGGTCGGAGGGCACCTTCACCCTCTGCTCGTTCTGGTACGTCGACGCTCTCGCCCGCTCCGGACGACTGGAGGACGCGCGGCTGACGTTCGAGAAGATGCTCACCTACGCCAACCACCTCGGCCTCTACGCCGAGGAGATCGGCCTCACGGGCGAACAGCTCGGCAACTTCCCCCAGGCCTTCAGCCACCTCGCCCTCATCAACGCCGCCGTCAACCTCGACAGGATGCTGGGAAAATGA
- a CDS encoding glycine--tRNA ligase, with protein sequence MPDQSRLDKVIALARHRGFVFQAGEIYGGSRSAWDYGPLGTELKENIRRQWWQTFVRGRGDMVGLDSSIILPKRVWEASGHVATFTDPLVECLQCHRRFRADTLIEDFEARKGRAAENGLADVPCPNCGTKGQYTEPKAFSGLMKTYLGVVDDESGLHYLRPETAQGIFVNFSNVLTASRKKPPFGVGQVGKAFRNEITPGNFIFRTREFEQMEIEFFTPPAEAETWFHDWVEACWNWFVDLGIDEANMRRFDVPAEDRAHYSAGTIDLEYRFGFPGKEWGELMGVANRTDYDLKSHSEASGQSLTFFDQASGEKYTPYVIEPSFGLTRSMMAFLVDSYHEEEAPNAKGGTDKRTVLRLDPRLAPVKAAVLPLSRNEQLSPIAREVADDLRGQWNVDFDDAGAIGRRYRRQDEIGTPFCVTIDFDSLEDRAVTVRDRDTMGQQRVPLEGLHAYLAERLKGA encoded by the coding sequence GTGCCCGACCAGTCCCGTCTCGACAAAGTCATCGCCCTCGCTCGCCATCGCGGGTTCGTCTTCCAAGCGGGCGAGATCTACGGCGGATCGCGCTCCGCGTGGGACTACGGCCCGCTCGGCACGGAGCTGAAGGAGAACATCCGCCGCCAGTGGTGGCAGACGTTCGTCCGCGGGCGCGGCGACATGGTGGGTCTGGACTCCTCGATCATCCTCCCCAAGCGCGTGTGGGAGGCCTCGGGCCATGTCGCCACCTTCACCGACCCCCTCGTGGAGTGCCTGCAGTGCCACCGGCGCTTCCGCGCCGACACTCTCATCGAGGACTTCGAGGCCCGCAAGGGCCGCGCTGCCGAGAACGGCCTGGCCGACGTGCCCTGCCCGAACTGCGGCACGAAGGGGCAGTACACCGAGCCGAAGGCGTTCTCGGGTCTGATGAAGACCTATCTCGGTGTCGTCGACGACGAGTCGGGCCTGCACTACCTCCGCCCCGAGACCGCGCAGGGCATCTTCGTCAACTTCTCCAACGTGCTCACCGCGAGCCGCAAGAAGCCGCCGTTCGGCGTCGGCCAGGTGGGGAAGGCGTTCCGCAACGAGATCACGCCGGGCAACTTCATCTTCCGCACCCGCGAGTTCGAGCAGATGGAGATCGAGTTCTTCACTCCGCCTGCCGAGGCCGAGACGTGGTTCCACGACTGGGTCGAGGCGTGCTGGAACTGGTTCGTCGACCTCGGCATCGACGAGGCGAACATGCGCCGCTTCGACGTGCCCGCCGAAGACCGCGCGCACTACTCCGCCGGCACCATCGACCTCGAGTACCGCTTCGGCTTCCCCGGCAAGGAGTGGGGCGAGCTCATGGGCGTCGCGAACCGCACCGACTACGACCTCAAGAGCCACAGCGAGGCGTCGGGGCAGTCGCTCACCTTCTTCGATCAGGCGTCGGGCGAGAAGTACACGCCCTACGTCATCGAGCCCTCGTTCGGCCTGACCCGGTCGATGATGGCGTTCCTCGTCGACTCCTACCACGAGGAGGAGGCACCGAACGCCAAGGGCGGCACCGACAAGCGCACCGTGCTCCGCCTGGATCCGCGCCTGGCTCCGGTGAAGGCGGCCGTGCTGCCGCTCTCGCGCAACGAGCAGCTCTCGCCGATCGCCCGCGAGGTGGCCGACGACCTGCGCGGGCAGTGGAACGTCGACTTCGACGACGCCGGCGCGATCGGTCGTCGCTACCGCCGCCAGGACGAGATCGGCACTCCGTTCTGCGTCACGATCGATTTCGACTCGCTCGAGGATCGGGCGGTCACCGTCCGCGACCGCGACACGATGGGTCAGCAGCGCGTGCCCCTCGAGGGCCTGCACGCCTACCTCGCGGAGCGTCTGAAGGGCGCCTGA
- a CDS encoding pore-forming ESAT-6 family protein, producing the protein MANQGDRRDYSIPASQNAQDNFNRVAAQLETLIDAHDRDVNAAMADYAADGVSEDYRAKELRWKNAAGEVRSIIQTLRSSLERNDESAQTALSKARTAVESIG; encoded by the coding sequence ATGGCCAATCAGGGTGACCGCCGAGATTACAGCATTCCGGCATCGCAGAACGCGCAGGACAACTTCAACCGCGTGGCCGCTCAGCTCGAGACGCTGATCGACGCGCACGACCGCGACGTGAACGCGGCGATGGCCGACTACGCCGCCGACGGCGTGTCGGAGGACTACCGCGCCAAGGAGCTGCGCTGGAAGAACGCCGCCGGCGAGGTGCGTTCGATCATCCAGACGCTCCGTTCGTCGCTGGAGCGCAACGACGAGTCGGCGCAGACCGCTCTGAGCAAGGCCCGCACTGCGGTCGAGTCCATCGGCTGA
- a CDS encoding HhH-GPD-type base excision DNA repair protein, whose product MTLHITGDEKADRLLSDDPLALLIGMLLDQQVAMETAFAGPLKISERASTFDAAALAGFDPDAFAELFSETPAVHRFPGSMASRVQSLCTAVVDEWDGDASAIWTRGEPDGAEVLTRLKKLPGFGEQKAKIFLALLGKQYGFAGEGWREASAPYGEEGSFRSVADIVSPESLTKVREYKRALKAKAKESS is encoded by the coding sequence ATGACGCTGCACATCACCGGTGATGAAAAGGCCGACCGCCTGCTCAGTGACGACCCGCTCGCACTGCTGATCGGGATGCTGCTGGATCAGCAGGTGGCGATGGAGACCGCGTTCGCCGGTCCGCTGAAGATCTCCGAACGCGCGAGCACCTTCGACGCGGCCGCGCTCGCGGGCTTCGACCCCGACGCCTTCGCCGAGCTGTTCTCGGAGACGCCGGCTGTCCACCGCTTCCCCGGCTCGATGGCCTCGCGGGTGCAGTCCCTGTGCACCGCGGTCGTGGACGAGTGGGACGGCGACGCTTCGGCGATCTGGACGCGCGGCGAGCCGGACGGCGCCGAGGTGCTCACGCGCCTGAAGAAGCTCCCCGGCTTCGGGGAGCAGAAGGCGAAGATCTTCCTCGCCCTCCTCGGCAAGCAGTACGGCTTCGCCGGCGAGGGCTGGCGCGAGGCGTCGGCGCCCTACGGCGAGGAGGGGTCGTTCCGCAGCGTCGCCGACATCGTCTCGCCCGAATCGCTGACGAAGGTGCGCGAGTACAAGCGGGCGTTGAAGGCCAAAGCGAAGGAGTCGTCGTGA
- a CDS encoding DUF4870 domain-containing protein, whose amino-acid sequence MTTPPPVPPAATPMSPSDEKLWATLIHLGGLFFGFLAPLIGYLVLKDRGPFIRAHTATALNFQLTLIIAYFAGIILTFFFIGLLVILAAYVLNIVFCIIAAVKANRGEWYTYPMSIPMVR is encoded by the coding sequence ATGACCACTCCACCGCCCGTTCCGCCCGCCGCCACACCGATGAGCCCCTCCGACGAGAAGCTCTGGGCCACCCTCATCCACCTCGGGGGGCTCTTCTTCGGGTTCCTGGCCCCGCTCATCGGATACCTCGTCCTGAAGGACCGAGGGCCGTTCATCCGCGCGCACACCGCGACCGCGCTGAACTTCCAGCTGACGCTGATCATCGCCTACTTCGCCGGCATCATCCTGACGTTCTTCTTCATCGGGCTGCTCGTCATCCTCGCGGCGTACGTGCTCAACATCGTGTTCTGCATCATCGCGGCGGTGAAGGCGAACCGCGGCGAGTGGTACACCTACCCGATGTCGATCCCGATGGTCCGATAG
- a CDS encoding DUF1801 domain-containing protein, whose amino-acid sequence MRSTGGSVDEYIAAVTPERRRRDAETLVAMMREISGREPELWGTIIGFGSCHYRYPTGTEGDMPLLSFAPRKASTTVYVDAVAAHTDDLARLGPHTSSVSCIYVKDLDKVDLDVLRHILVQSFASVTSGGGEYAAITVTG is encoded by the coding sequence GTGAGATCCACTGGAGGGAGCGTCGACGAGTACATTGCGGCCGTGACGCCGGAGCGCCGGAGGCGCGACGCCGAGACGCTCGTGGCGATGATGCGCGAGATCTCCGGCCGCGAGCCGGAGCTCTGGGGCACGATCATCGGCTTCGGCAGCTGCCACTACCGCTACCCCACCGGCACCGAGGGTGACATGCCCCTGTTGTCGTTCGCGCCGCGGAAGGCGTCGACGACGGTCTACGTGGATGCGGTCGCCGCGCACACGGACGACCTGGCGAGACTCGGTCCGCACACCTCGAGCGTGTCATGCATCTACGTGAAGGACCTCGACAAGGTCGATCTCGACGTGCTCCGGCACATCCTCGTGCAGAGCTTCGCCTCGGTCACCAGCGGCGGCGGTGAATACGCCGCCATCACGGTCACCGGCTGA